The window CCCATTTCGTGGATCGAGTTCACTTCGCCCTCCATAAACAAATCGACTGTGGACGTGGATTCATGGTATGGCACATGGACAAGGATGCCATCGAATTGCATGAAAACTGCTTGCCTTTGCCGAAGGATTACTTTAAGTACGAATGGATTGGTGTGGGCGGCAAAAGAAGCTAATGAACTGTaacatataaatattataaaaacaaaataaatcattttaaatacaaaccttaatttaaagaatatacactaaatatttaaatttcgcgggtTGATCATATAGTATTTATCGatgataaaattttttagtattttttatggCAGTTATCGAAACCTACAGTTTTCTGGTAACACTTTTCTTTTGCTAAATTTTGCCgacaaattttgtttattgtttaatttctGCTAAACATGAATCCCCTGGACAAAATTCACGCTCTGGATGAGATTGAAAAGGAGATAATATTGTGTATGCAGAGTGCAGGTAAGAGAATCGAAAAACCACAAAGTTATTTAGCTAAAAATCGGTAAAATTCTCAGGCCAAGCATTGCAAGAGTTGGGGAAGGAAAAATCTTCGCAAAAAAATGCCGAAACTCAATCGCAACAATTCCTCAAGAGTCTCTCGAGTGTGGAGTCTAAACTCTCCGAGCAAATCAACTACCTAACCCAGGTGTCCACCGGACAACCGCACGAAGGATCTGGATATGCTTCAGCAAAGGTGCTGCAAATGGCCTGGCATCGCATTCAACATGCCAGATCCCGGGTTCGGGAATTGGAGGAGACCAAGGCGAAGCACTCGCATGCCGCCCGTCAACAACAGAAACGCCAGCAGGAGCACGCCGCCgctcagcagcagcagcaacaacagcaacagcagcagcagcaacaacaacagcagcaacaggcgGCACAACAGCAGCAATCGAGTGGGAGCAGTGGCGGGGTAGGAGCTGCCGGTGGAGGAGACCATCCCATGGGAGGCGACAACTCCATGTCAACGAACTAATCAGGGGATGCAGTTTAAGATTAAAGATAAGACTATAGGCGTAAGATTATAGTTTAAAACCTAAAACCCCctattaaatgattttttttatatgaactGAGATTTGTGAAGCGGATTACTTGCTTAATCTCTAAAGATAAGTCTCTTTAATGATCGAATCCCGTTTTGAAGGACTTTGTCAAATGGattcacaaaaaaacaactcaGGGAAATAAATTTGTactgtatttttaataattcaagATATGGGATGCCTAGTTATCACAGGCTGGAGGCTCCTTTGGAGGCTGACCAATGCCAAAGAAGTTACTTTGGCAAACATGACGCACGCACTGCAGCAGAACATTCCTTTCGTGTATTATATCCTTTGCCAAAAGCTTGGACAGCATAGTATTTTGTGGTGTCGTCCTACGAGCTCTTTTGTAGTTTAAGCCGTAGAAGCGTTTGGGCGCTGGCCGCTTTTCTGGTTGTTTAGGTTTCGTTGCTTCACTTGATGTTGATGGCTCCAACGTTTCATTTATACTTTCAGTTACTCGTTGAATTGGTTCTTCGGCAGGTGCTTCATCAGATAATTCAGCATTTCCTGGTTCAGGCTGAACAGTGCCTGTCGTAGCCTCTGTGATTCTCTGAATGGGTTCTTCTCCGGATGCTTCATCTGAAGAGGAGCCTTTTTCCACAGCAGAGGGTTTTTCTTCTATAAGTTTATTGTCGAAATTTTCACTGATACCAATAATAGGGTCTGTCGGAGTCTCTGTGATTCTCTGAATGGGTTCTTCTTCGGGGGCTTCGTTGGAAGAGGAAGCTCTTTCCACAGCAGAGGATTTATCTTCTGTTGGATTATTGTCAATATTTTCACTAATATTAACATTAGTGGAAGAGTGTGAACTATCATCAGTTTGTCTTTTATCACTAACTTCTTCAGCCATTGGAACTTCATCTTCTTTTTGTTCTTCACTGTCCTCTGAGTCAGATTCGGTTTCTTCATCACTTTCGGAGCCATACATGCCCACTAAACCGAATATAGCATTGTCCTCTTTCTTGGCCTTATCTTTAAAGTGTTTATAGTCTGACATGTGACCAGTTCCttgaaatttttttagttCGGAGGAGCTTGTGTCCTCTTCGTCTTGTTTAGCTTGAGGTTGAGATGCTTGGTTTTCTGAAACAGGTCTTTGTTCCTTTTTTTCAGCAACTGTTTTGGTAGAGCTTTGACTCTTTTTCCTTTCATGAGTGTGGTCCTTTCTTCTTTGTCTGCTCTTGGCTTTGGAAGCCTGTTTATTTTGGCCCCATCGACTCCTCTCTCGATCTTCCCGTCTGCCAAATCTAGATTTGGAAGCCTCCAAGCGCTCTCCGCGTTTTATCCGCTGCTCTTTCGCCAATCGGGCAAGTTCTACATTAGCTGCTGTTGGATATCTGCAATGGGAAAACAATCAATTAGAATTCTCAGACGAGAAAAGCATCAATTACTTACTTCTTTCTCCGTTCTGCCCTCCATGCAGCCAAGTCCTCTGCTGTCCACACTTTCTTCACCTTTTTGTAGGCACCCGTGATGTGATTAGCTTCTATATGCCTTTCCAAGATATTGTGAAGAGCTGCAAAGTCGCAATCCTCGGCAGGACATTCCTCATGTTGCTCCAGATGCCGCTTCATATCCTGCGAGTTGGCCAGTTGCATGCCACAGGTATAACAGTGCTCGGGAACAGGGGGACAATCGTAAATTGGAGGAGTTTCAGGCACAGGAGATGGAACATTCTATAATGATGAAAATAAACATACTATTAGCAAATAATatggttatttttttaagaaacttaCCTGTTCCTTGGGTAGAAACTTGGCAGGAACTGTTGCTCCTCGTGCGCCATACATGGGCGGCGGTTGCTTGGCCCTTGGCAGCAGGGTCATCCCACAGGGGGTAAGGAAGTGTGTGTTGGCCTGGCTGGGTCCATTAGGCTTGTCAAACTTTGGCGGTGGAAGCAGGAATTTCGGTTGAACCTTTTCTTCCATTTCGCAGCGCTGAAACGTTAAAAACAATGTGCGCGTTATTGACCAGTGAGACCAAAGATGGAAAATATACCAAAAACTGTTTCAGTATAATTTCAATTCAAACTATCGATATCACCACCCACATCGATAACATAAATGTGCCCGCACTACTGTTATTGTgggcagcaacaaaaacaacaattaGCTGGGAAGTGCAAGTCAATTGATAGCCAACTGAATTGGTATTAACTAAGTTTAGGCGTTTAGATTAGTTTGAATACTCAGCGGGTGGTAAGATGCAAAGTGTTCTGAACACCGTGAAAGGAACGGCCCTAAACGTAGCCGAATATCTTACGCCCGTTTTAAAGGTAAAGAAGAAAGTGCAGCAACGACGCAAGAAAAACTATGATTATCATTTAGATCAAGTTTTTTATACGTATACACAACAGTTGTaggcatatatatatttaaaacaatgGATTGTTGAGGGTGTGTGCAAGTGCAACCCTAGTTCTGTAAAGACAGGCTGGGTTTTATGATACAATTATTGATTCCCCCCTAAACCCGAAA of the Drosophila ananassae strain 14024-0371.13 chromosome 2R, ASM1763931v2, whole genome shotgun sequence genome contains:
- the LOC6506280 gene encoding mediator of RNA polymerase II transcription subunit 11 → MNPLDKIHALDEIEKEIILCMQSAGQALQELGKEKSSQKNAETQSQQFLKSLSSVESKLSEQINYLTQVSTGQPHEGSGYASAKVLQMAWHRIQHARSRVRELEETKAKHSHAARQQQKRQQEHAAAQQQQQQQQQQQQQQQQQQQAAQQQQSSGSSGGVGAAGGGDHPMGGDNSMSTN
- the LOC6493674 gene encoding nuclear fragile X mental retardation-interacting protein 1, which gives rise to MEEKVQPKFLLPPPKFDKPNGPSQANTHFLTPCGMTLLPRAKQPPPMYGARGATVPAKFLPKEQNVPSPVPETPPIYDCPPVPEHCYTCGMQLANSQDMKRHLEQHEECPAEDCDFAALHNILERHIEANHITGAYKKVKKVWTAEDLAAWRAERRKKYPTAANVELARLAKEQRIKRGERLEASKSRFGRREDRERSRWGQNKQASKAKSRQRRKDHTHERKKSQSSTKTVAEKKEQRPVSENQASQPQAKQDEEDTSSSELKKFQGTGHMSDYKHFKDKAKKEDNAIFGLVGMYGSESDEETESDSEDSEEQKEDEVPMAEEVSDKRQTDDSSHSSTNVNISENIDNNPTEDKSSAVERASSSNEAPEEEPIQRITETPTDPIIGISENFDNKLIEEKPSAVEKGSSSDEASGEEPIQRITEATTGTVQPEPGNAELSDEAPAEEPIQRVTESINETLEPSTSSEATKPKQPEKRPAPKRFYGLNYKRARRTTPQNTMLSKLLAKDIIHERNVLLQCVRHVCQSNFFGIGQPPKEPPACDN